The nucleotide window GGTCAGGAATTGGGTGTGGATGTAACTGTAGTTGGTCCATCTTCTGAAGCAGAAGTATTGGAACAAGTAAATATGCTGGAAGACCAAATCAGTCAAAACCCAAGTGCCATTTTATTATCTCCAACACAGCCGGATACAATTATTAATGTAGTAAAAGATGCGTCAAGAAATGATATTCCTGTATTATTAATTGATACAGATGCTGATTTTGATGGTAAGGTTACATTTATCGGCACAGATAATTATACGGCAGGTTTTGAAGGCGGAACGGCATTGGCAGCAATGCTGACAAAGGGAGACAAAGTGGCATTGATTTCAGGAGCGTTAGGGAATCCTTCCACAGATGACCGCATTAAAGGTGCTAAAGAGGCATTACAGGAAGCCGGTATGGAGATTGTAGCTGAGCAACCTGCTAATTCTGATAAATCAGAAGCGATGTCCGTAATGGAAAATATTCTTGAGAAACATGGGGATATCAAAGCTGTATTTGCAGCAAATGATGACATGGCATTAGGCGTTTTACGTGCTGTACAAGCAAAAAAACTTGATGTGAAGATATTTGGTACCGATGGAACGGAAGAAGCTGTACAATCAATATTAGATGGCGGCTTAACAGGTACAGTCGCTCAAAGTCCATACAATATGGGTTATGAAGGAGTATCAAATGCAATAAAAGCAATCAACGGCGAAAAGATTGAAGAGCGTATTGATTCAGGGATTGAAATTGTAACAGCAGATTCAGCCCAGGAGTTTATGGACTTCCTAAAATCAATTTCAAAGTAAGTAAAGGGTGTGTTAGCGATGGGAAGTACAATTTATGACGTAGCAAAAGAGGCGGGTGTTTCGATCGCCACTGTTTCTAAAGTAGTAAATGGTACAGGCCGGATTAGTGAGAAAACAATTAAGCATGTGAATGAAGTAATGAGGAGGCTGAATTACCAGCCTAGTACAATAGCTTCTGCCTTAACTAGCAAGAGAACCTATACATTAGGCATCATTGTGCCAAATATAGCAAATCCGTTCTTTGGAGAAGTTACCAGAATTATTGAAAAATATGCACATGAGTCAGGCTATACGATGATGGTTTGCAGTACCTACAATGAAATCGAACGTGAGATTCAGAATATTCAACTTTTGCTGCGACAACAAGTAGACGGCATGATTATTGCTACCGAGCAGATTTCAAATGAAGTATTGATGGAATTAAACATAAGAAATGTGCCGATTGTAAAGTTTTCAGCTTTTAATGATTCTGAAAAGATGCTCAGTATTTCAACTGACAACTATAAAGGCGGTCAAAAGGCAGCTGCATATTTATATGAAAATGGACACCGTGATATTTGGATTATAGGTGAAAAGAGCAGGCATAGTGAGCAACAAAGGATTGCCGGTTTTAGAGCTTATTTTGATCAAATGGGACATGAATTGGATGATTCTGTAGTCTTTCATTCGGATACAGAGTATGAAGATGCAATTGAAATGGTAAAGCAATTATTAAAGCAGGATAATCTTCCTTCGGCAATATTTGTAACGACGGATATTGTGGCAGTTATCTTGATGAACATTGCGCAGCAAATGGGCATCCGTGTTCCTGAAGATCTCTCGGTTATCGGATTTGATAATACAATTTTTGCACAGCTTTATCACCCGCAGCTGACTACCATTGCGCAGCCAGTAAACGAAATGGGATGTTTAGCGGTTGAATCCTTGATAAATACAATTGAAGAAAAGATTACATCACCTTTTCAGTTAACTTATTTTGAACCTAAATTAATTGAACGTGCTACGGTGAAAAAACTGGAGGTTAAAACAGTATGATAACAGTGGGAGTTATTGGAGCGGGTAGAATAGGGCAGTTACATGTCAACAATTTAAAGCGTATTCCCGGTATCCGGATAAAGGCGATTGCCGATGTTCAGAAAGACTTGATTAGTCAATGGGCAAAAACTAATGGGATTGATGTGGTCACGGATAATCCATTAGATATTATCAATGATTCAGAGATTGATGCAGTACTAATCTGCAGTCCAACTACTACACATGCCGACCTGATTAAACAGGCGGCAATGGCCAAAAAGCATATTTTTTGTGAAAAGCCGATCAGCTTTTCCGCGCAGGAAACAAAGGAAGCTTTACAGGTAGTAGAAGAGCAAGGGGTTATATTACAAGTAGGATTTAATCGACGTTTTGATCAGAACTTTAGAACAGTAAGAGACAAAGTTGAACGTGGCGAAATCGGTCGAGTGCATACATTAAGGATTACTTCCCGTGATCCACATCCGCCGCCGATTGATTATATTAAGACTTCAGGTGGGCTGTTTATGGATATGATGATTCATGATTTTGATATGGCCCGTTATATTGTTCAGTCTGAAATTGTCGAAGTATTTGTTAAAGGTACTACATTGATTGATGAGCAAATTGCGGAATGCGGTGATATTGATACTGCAATGGTGCTGTTGACGTTTGAAAATGGTGCAATTGGCATCATTGAAAACAGTCGTAAATCTGCCTATGGATACGATCAGCGTTTAGAAGTTTTTGGGGCGGATGGAGCACTGAATGTGGAAAATAACCGTCCGAATAATGTAACAAAGCTAACGGTAAACGGTATTGAAGCGGAAAAACCATACCATTTCTTTTTGGAACGTTATTCACAAGCATATATCGATGAAATGCTGGAATTTTACAGAACAATTATGATGGGGCTTCCTGTTGTTTGCAGTGGACAGGATGGATATGCAGCCGAGCTTATTGCCGAAGCTTGCAAAGAATCTTTACAGTTTGGGAAAGCGGTTTCTCTGAGAGGAAGTGAAGAGCATGTTACCAATAAATAAAACAACTGATCTTGTGGCAATCGGCCGGGCATGCATAGATCTGAATGCCAATGAGATTCATAGACCGATGGAGCAGACGATGACATTTACAAAATATGTAGGCGGTTCACCGGCTAATATTGCTATTGGATTAGCAAGATTAGGAATGAAAGTTGGTTTTATAGGTAAATTGGCAAATGATCAAATGGGACGCTTCATCCATCAGTACTTTGTTGAAGAAGGCATTGATACAAAAGGTATTGTAACCGATCACACAGGTGCTGTAACCGGACTTGCTTTTACGGAAATTATCAGTCCAAGCGAATGCAGCATTTTAATGTACCGTGATAATGTGGCAGATTTACTATTAAATTCATCAGAAGTAAATGAAGAGCTGATTGCGCAAAGTAAATGGTTACTTGTATCGGGTACAGCGTTAGCAAAAAGCCCTTCGCGTGAGGCGGTCTTTGTAGCACTGGATTATGCAAAAAAATATGATACGAAAGTCGTCTTTGATTTAGATTACCGCCCATATACTTGGGAATCTGATAGAGAAACGGCTGTCTATTATAATTTAGTAGCTGAAAAGTGTCATTTAATCATAGGAACACGTGAAGAATTCGATATGATGGAAGCTTTATTACAGGAAAGTCATGAGGATGAAGTGACAGCACAGAAGTGGTTTGATTATAGTGCGGATGTTGTCATTATTAAGCATGGCGGTAAAGGCTCCATTGCTTATAGCAAAGACGGAGAGAAAGTGCAAAGCGGGATTTATGAGACAGCTGTTTTAAAGACATTTGGGGCAGGGGATTCTTATGCTTCGGCGTTTCTGTACCAGTATTTACAAGGTGGTTCGTTGGAGGACAGCATGAAATATGGAAGTGCTTCAGCATCGATTGTAATCTCAAAACATAGCTGCTCTGATGCGATGCCGACATTAGAGGAATTGGAAAGTAAAATAATGCAAGGAACATATATCAAATAAAACTAGGGGGCATTTACATGCAAATTTCACAGAATATTCAACAAATTGGTAACTATATTAACGGTGAGTGGGTTGCGCCAAAAAGTGATCGGTACGAAGATGTATTCAATCCTGCGACAGGAGAAGTAATTGCGCGTGTAGCACTTTCATCAAAAGAGGATGTGGAACTGGCTGTTTCAACAGCAGAAATCGCATTTGAAAAATGGTCAAGAACGCCAGTACCAAAACGTGCACGTGTATTATTTAAATATCAGCAATTATTAGTGGAAAACTGGGAAGAGTTAGCGAAACTAGTAACATTGGAAAACGGTAAATCGTATTCTGAAGCATATGGTGAAGTACAGCGCGGAATTGAATGTGTTGAGTTTGCGGCTGGAGCCCCAACATTAATGATGGGATCACAATTACCGGATATCGCTTCTAATATTGAATCAGGCATGTACCGCTACCCAATCGGAGTTGTCGGTGGAATTACACCATTCAATTTCCCGATGATGGTTCCTTGCTGGATGTTTCCATTAGCAATTGCTTGCGGTAATTCATTCGTTTTAAAACCTTCGGAGCGTACACCA belongs to Solibacillus sp. FSL W7-1436 and includes:
- a CDS encoding sugar ABC transporter substrate-binding protein, with amino-acid sequence MKKFSWLLLIVLVVGVLTACGSDETSGEVQGASGSSSDASVAVVLKTLSSPYWKYVEAGAKKAGQELGVDVTVVGPSSEAEVLEQVNMLEDQISQNPSAILLSPTQPDTIINVVKDASRNDIPVLLIDTDADFDGKVTFIGTDNYTAGFEGGTALAAMLTKGDKVALISGALGNPSTDDRIKGAKEALQEAGMEIVAEQPANSDKSEAMSVMENILEKHGDIKAVFAANDDMALGVLRAVQAKKLDVKIFGTDGTEEAVQSILDGGLTGTVAQSPYNMGYEGVSNAIKAINGEKIEERIDSGIEIVTADSAQEFMDFLKSISK
- a CDS encoding LacI family DNA-binding transcriptional regulator, translating into MGSTIYDVAKEAGVSIATVSKVVNGTGRISEKTIKHVNEVMRRLNYQPSTIASALTSKRTYTLGIIVPNIANPFFGEVTRIIEKYAHESGYTMMVCSTYNEIEREIQNIQLLLRQQVDGMIIATEQISNEVLMELNIRNVPIVKFSAFNDSEKMLSISTDNYKGGQKAAAYLYENGHRDIWIIGEKSRHSEQQRIAGFRAYFDQMGHELDDSVVFHSDTEYEDAIEMVKQLLKQDNLPSAIFVTTDIVAVILMNIAQQMGIRVPEDLSVIGFDNTIFAQLYHPQLTTIAQPVNEMGCLAVESLINTIEEKITSPFQLTYFEPKLIERATVKKLEVKTV
- the iolG gene encoding inositol 2-dehydrogenase, which encodes MITVGVIGAGRIGQLHVNNLKRIPGIRIKAIADVQKDLISQWAKTNGIDVVTDNPLDIINDSEIDAVLICSPTTTHADLIKQAAMAKKHIFCEKPISFSAQETKEALQVVEEQGVILQVGFNRRFDQNFRTVRDKVERGEIGRVHTLRITSRDPHPPPIDYIKTSGGLFMDMMIHDFDMARYIVQSEIVEVFVKGTTLIDEQIAECGDIDTAMVLLTFENGAIGIIENSRKSAYGYDQRLEVFGADGALNVENNRPNNVTKLTVNGIEAEKPYHFFLERYSQAYIDEMLEFYRTIMMGLPVVCSGQDGYAAELIAEACKESLQFGKAVSLRGSEEHVTNK
- the iolC gene encoding 5-dehydro-2-deoxygluconokinase; this translates as MLPINKTTDLVAIGRACIDLNANEIHRPMEQTMTFTKYVGGSPANIAIGLARLGMKVGFIGKLANDQMGRFIHQYFVEEGIDTKGIVTDHTGAVTGLAFTEIISPSECSILMYRDNVADLLLNSSEVNEELIAQSKWLLVSGTALAKSPSREAVFVALDYAKKYDTKVVFDLDYRPYTWESDRETAVYYNLVAEKCHLIIGTREEFDMMEALLQESHEDEVTAQKWFDYSADVVIIKHGGKGSIAYSKDGEKVQSGIYETAVLKTFGAGDSYASAFLYQYLQGGSLEDSMKYGSASASIVISKHSCSDAMPTLEELESKIMQGTYIK